A stretch of Thermoplasmatales archaeon DNA encodes these proteins:
- the acs gene encoding acetate--CoA ligase codes for MKEISKEIVYPPEDFVKKAWIKDKKVYEEGENYIEFWAKRAEEMVYWHKKWDKVIEANPPYYRWFVNGKLNASYNCLDRWLKTKGDKIAYIWEGEMGDVKKITYRELYHEVCRFANALKSIGVKKGDVVTIYLPMILELPIAMLACARIGAPHSVVFAGFSSEALKDRMEDADSKYLITCDGYYRRGKLINHKEKADEGIKNLDVKKVVVVRRLEQDVHMERGRDLWWDEAVKNMKNECEPEIMDACDLLFLMYTSGTTGKPKGVMHSTGGYLVGVTTTMKWVFDIKDDDIFWCTADIGWITGHSYIVYAPLATGITSVIYEGAPDYPTPGRWWEIIEKYKVTVFYTAPTAIRMAMKWGEKWPNEHDLSSLRLLGSVGEPINPEAWLWYYNVIGKRKCPIVDTWWMTETGMHLIAPLPGITNLKPGSATFPFPGVKAEVRDENGVCPVGQKGELVITRPWPSMLLGLYKADDKYIEEYWSKYGYDKFYTGDGALIDEDGYFWLLGRIGDILNVAGHRLGTAEVESALITHPAVAETAVVAISHEIKGQAPLAYVVLREGFKPSEELKKELIKQVDKVIGPTARPEDIIFVDDLPKTRSGKIMRRLLKQIANNEMLGDITTLRNPEIVNHIKEAFEKRKV; via the coding sequence ATGAAAGAGATATCAAAAGAAATAGTATATCCACCAGAAGATTTCGTTAAAAAAGCATGGATAAAAGATAAAAAAGTTTATGAAGAAGGAGAAAACTATATTGAATTCTGGGCAAAAAGAGCGGAAGAAATGGTTTACTGGCATAAAAAATGGGATAAAGTAATTGAAGCAAATCCTCCTTATTATAGATGGTTTGTAAATGGAAAATTAAATGCTTCATATAATTGTCTTGATAGATGGCTAAAAACTAAGGGAGATAAAATTGCATACATATGGGAAGGAGAAATGGGCGATGTTAAAAAAATAACATATAGGGAATTGTATCATGAAGTTTGCAGGTTTGCAAATGCGTTAAAAAGCATAGGGGTTAAAAAAGGAGATGTTGTAACAATATATCTTCCAATGATCCTTGAATTGCCAATAGCGATGCTCGCCTGCGCCAGGATAGGGGCGCCGCACTCGGTTGTTTTTGCTGGATTTAGCAGTGAGGCACTTAAAGACAGAATGGAAGATGCTGACTCAAAATATCTGATAACATGTGATGGTTATTACAGGAGAGGAAAATTGATTAATCATAAAGAGAAGGCAGATGAGGGAATTAAAAATCTTGATGTTAAAAAAGTAGTTGTTGTAAGAAGATTGGAGCAGGATGTTCATATGGAAAGAGGAAGGGATTTATGGTGGGATGAAGCTGTTAAAAATATGAAAAATGAATGTGAGCCAGAAATAATGGATGCATGCGATTTACTCTTTTTAATGTATACATCTGGAACAACTGGAAAGCCGAAGGGGGTTATGCATAGCACTGGTGGTTATCTTGTTGGGGTTACAACAACAATGAAATGGGTTTTTGATATAAAGGATGATGATATATTTTGGTGCACAGCAGATATTGGATGGATTACCGGGCATAGCTACATTGTTTATGCTCCTCTTGCAACAGGAATAACAAGTGTAATATATGAAGGAGCTCCAGATTATCCCACACCAGGGAGATGGTGGGAAATAATAGAAAAGTATAAGGTTACAGTATTTTATACCGCCCCAACTGCAATAAGAATGGCAATGAAATGGGGTGAGAAATGGCCAAATGAGCACGATTTGAGCAGTTTGCGCCTTCTTGGCTCTGTTGGAGAGCCAATAAATCCTGAAGCTTGGCTCTGGTATTACAATGTAATTGGTAAAAGGAAATGCCCTATTGTTGATACTTGGTGGATGACTGAAACAGGTATGCATCTAATAGCCCCACTGCCAGGCATAACAAATCTCAAGCCAGGATCTGCAACATTTCCTTTCCCAGGAGTTAAAGCGGAGGTAAGAGATGAAAATGGAGTATGTCCTGTGGGGCAGAAAGGAGAGCTTGTTATAACAAGACCGTGGCCATCAATGCTTCTCGGGTTGTATAAAGCAGATGATAAATACATCGAGGAATACTGGAGTAAATATGGTTATGACAAATTTTATACAGGAGATGGTGCTTTGATAGATGAAGACGGATATTTCTGGCTTCTTGGAAGAATTGGAGATATTCTAAATGTTGCGGGTCATCGCCTTGGAACCGCTGAGGTGGAAAGTGCTTTAATAACCCATCCAGCGGTTGCAGAAACTGCTGTCGTGGCGATATCTCATGAAATAAAGGGACAGGCTCCTCTTGCTTATGTTGTACTTAGAGAGGGATTTAAGCCAAGTGAGGAGTTGAAAAAGGAATTGATAAAGCAAGTTGATAAGGTAATTGGACCCACTGCAAGGCCAGAAGATATAATATTTGTTGATGACTTGCCAAAGACAAGGAGCGGGAAAATAATGAGAAGACTATTAAAACAAATTGCAAACAATGAAATGCTTGGTGATATAACAACATTGAGAAATCCTGAAATTGTAAACCATATAAAGGAAGCTTTTGAAAAGCGAAAAGTTTAG